One region of Streptomyces rishiriensis genomic DNA includes:
- a CDS encoding DUF6355 family natural product biosynthesis protein, which translates to MRVRRTVLSTLGSVALVLTFSGALTAATAGPAAADPCGFYETGSDAFYNHCTSDGSRVVIKVDVAWAADYERCVGPGTSWLGSAAKIQGAHYTGRTC; encoded by the coding sequence GTGCGTGTTCGTCGTACGGTGCTCAGCACCCTCGGTTCCGTCGCTCTCGTCCTCACCTTTTCGGGGGCGCTGACCGCCGCCACCGCCGGTCCCGCGGCCGCGGACCCGTGCGGCTTCTACGAGACCGGTTCCGACGCCTTCTACAACCACTGCACCTCGGACGGCTCACGCGTGGTCATCAAGGTCGACGTGGCCTGGGCGGCCGACTACGAGCGCTGCGTCGGTCCCGGCACGTCCTGGCTGGGATCCGCCGCCAAGATCCAGGGCGCGCACTACACCGGCCGCACCTGCTGA
- a CDS encoding sugar ABC transporter substrate-binding protein: MRTRRGAAVAMLAVALLTMPLAACAGDQKAAGEGFTVGLLLPSRTVPRWEHADRPLIQAQVKKLCPGCRTEYANAENDVTRQRQQMISMVTKGARVLILDAADTRALRSSIQEADRAGVPVIAYDRLAEGPITGYVGFDGLQVGRLQGEALLTALGRRAGSARVVMMNGDPTSPNAESFRKGALDVLTGRVRIARSYDTPDWSTQNAHANMSAAIAALGPNRIDGVLAANDNIAAGVVAALKRAGVSELPPVTGQDADLDAVRRVVKGEQYMTVYKPFAKEAAAVAAMAVAVGRGGDPRDIATTTVDSPTTRRIPSVLLQPYAVTAGDVERTLVRGGLYTEGQICTRELLAACKRAGLTR, encoded by the coding sequence GTGAGGACGCGTCGCGGGGCTGCCGTCGCGATGCTCGCCGTGGCGCTCCTGACGATGCCCCTGGCCGCCTGCGCGGGAGACCAGAAGGCGGCCGGCGAGGGCTTCACCGTCGGCCTGCTGCTGCCGAGCCGAACGGTCCCGCGCTGGGAACACGCGGACCGGCCGCTGATCCAGGCGCAGGTGAAGAAGCTGTGCCCCGGCTGCCGGACGGAGTACGCCAACGCCGAGAACGACGTCACCCGGCAGCGGCAGCAGATGATCTCCATGGTCACCAAGGGCGCCAGGGTCCTGATCCTCGACGCCGCGGACACCCGGGCGCTGCGCTCCTCGATCCAGGAAGCGGACCGGGCGGGTGTCCCGGTGATCGCCTACGACCGCCTCGCCGAGGGCCCGATCACCGGCTACGTCGGCTTCGACGGCCTCCAGGTCGGCAGGCTCCAGGGCGAGGCGCTCCTGACGGCCCTGGGGCGGCGAGCCGGGAGCGCCCGCGTCGTCATGATGAACGGCGATCCGACCAGCCCCAACGCGGAGTCGTTCCGGAAGGGCGCGCTGGACGTCCTCACCGGTCGGGTGCGGATCGCGCGGTCCTACGACACCCCGGACTGGAGCACCCAGAACGCCCACGCCAACATGTCCGCCGCCATCGCGGCCCTCGGCCCGAACCGGATCGACGGAGTGCTCGCGGCCAACGACAACATCGCCGCGGGCGTCGTCGCCGCTCTCAAGAGGGCCGGGGTCAGCGAGTTGCCGCCCGTCACCGGCCAGGACGCCGACCTCGACGCCGTGCGCCGGGTCGTCAAGGGCGAGCAGTACATGACGGTGTACAAGCCGTTCGCGAAGGAGGCCGCCGCGGTCGCCGCCATGGCCGTCGCCGTCGGACGCGGCGGGGACCCGCGTGACATCGCCACCACGACCGTCGACAGCCCCACCACGCGACGCATCCCGTCCGTCCTGCTCCAGCCGTACGCGGTGACGGCCGGGGACGTCGAACGGACCCTGGTCAGGGGCGGCCTGTACACCGAGGGCCAGATCTGCACCCGTGAGCTCCTGGCCGCCTGCAAGCGGGCCGGACTCACCCGGTGA
- a CDS encoding alpha/beta fold hydrolase: MKPPRTGTLAVPGATLHYETLGSGPVLLLIPGGAGDAGVYAGMAPELATRYTVVSYDPRGLSRSPLDGPVDAPRADEEVPVWSDDARRLLDLLSPGEEAVVLGCSSGAVVAVELLARYPDRLRRVVAHEPPLLELLEDPAPHRALFAEVREIFLAEGADAAMTRLGEGLADGSAGQAPARPTELPPEIREMAARMHTNLPVFLGRVLRPFSSAVPDLAALRPVAHKLVPAAGRDSRRQLPLYGPAERLAELVGSGLVEFPGGHLAAVESPKEFADHLLTVLDRPAAGSGATSPRTPRPWTG; the protein is encoded by the coding sequence ATGAAACCGCCCCGGACCGGCACCCTGGCAGTGCCCGGCGCCACCCTCCACTACGAGACGCTCGGCAGCGGACCGGTCCTGCTGCTCATCCCCGGCGGCGCCGGTGACGCCGGCGTGTACGCGGGGATGGCGCCGGAACTGGCCACCCGCTACACGGTGGTCTCGTACGACCCCCGCGGCCTGTCCCGCAGCCCCCTCGACGGCCCGGTGGACGCGCCACGCGCCGACGAAGAGGTACCGGTCTGGAGCGACGACGCCCGCCGGTTGCTCGATCTGCTCTCCCCCGGCGAGGAGGCGGTCGTCCTCGGGTGCAGCTCCGGCGCGGTCGTCGCGGTGGAGCTGCTCGCCCGGTACCCGGACCGGCTGCGCCGGGTGGTCGCGCACGAACCGCCGCTGCTGGAGCTCCTGGAGGATCCCGCCCCGCATCGAGCGCTGTTCGCCGAGGTCCGCGAGATCTTCCTCGCCGAGGGCGCCGACGCCGCCATGACCCGGCTCGGCGAGGGGCTGGCGGACGGATCTGCCGGGCAGGCGCCCGCCCGGCCGACGGAACTGCCGCCCGAAATCCGGGAGATGGCCGCCCGGATGCACACCAATCTGCCGGTCTTCCTGGGCCGCGTCCTGCGCCCGTTCTCCTCGGCCGTGCCCGATCTCGCCGCGCTCCGGCCGGTGGCCCACAAACTGGTGCCGGCCGCCGGACGCGACTCCCGCCGCCAACTCCCCCTGTACGGGCCGGCCGAGCGCCTCGCGGAGCTTGTGGGATCCGGGCTCGTCGAGTTCCCGGGTGGCCACCTCGCAGCCGTCGAGTCCCCGAAGGAGTTCGCCGATCACCTGCTGACGGTGCTGGACCGACCGGCCGCGGGGTCCGGGGCGACGTCGCCCCGGACCCCGCGGCCGTGGACCGGGTGA
- a CDS encoding LuxR C-terminal-related transcriptional regulator, whose amino-acid sequence MASVLVVNDQSLQRVGLRMLLTAEPDLTVVGDTASGAEAVRMSTALRPDVVLLGGVRPGTDVIGTIRRIAHPPRLTALPGPGGPYGQPPRILVLTSTGHDGHAYAALRAGAGGFLLKDATPHELTAAVRVVAAGDAVITPELTRALIDTVRHERVPRAGERAVGLDSFTERERDVLVAVASGWSNAEIAARLSIAPTTVKSHVSHILAKIGARARVQAVAFAYEYGLVRPAA is encoded by the coding sequence ATGGCCTCCGTACTCGTCGTCAACGACCAGTCCCTCCAACGCGTCGGCCTGCGCATGCTGCTCACCGCCGAGCCCGACCTGACCGTCGTGGGCGACACGGCGAGCGGGGCCGAAGCCGTCCGGATGAGCACGGCACTCCGTCCCGACGTCGTCCTGCTCGGCGGCGTCCGTCCCGGGACGGACGTGATCGGGACCATCCGGCGCATCGCCCACCCGCCGCGCCTCACCGCGCTCCCCGGTCCCGGCGGACCGTACGGGCAGCCGCCGCGGATCCTGGTGCTGACCTCCACCGGTCACGACGGACACGCCTACGCCGCCCTGCGCGCGGGTGCCGGGGGATTCCTCCTGAAGGACGCCACCCCCCACGAACTGACCGCGGCCGTCCGGGTCGTGGCCGCCGGAGACGCCGTCATCACCCCCGAGCTGACCCGCGCGCTCATCGACACCGTCCGCCATGAGCGCGTCCCGCGTGCCGGCGAGCGGGCGGTCGGCCTCGACAGCTTCACCGAGCGCGAACGCGACGTCCTCGTCGCCGTCGCCTCCGGCTGGTCCAACGCGGAGATAGCCGCACGGCTGTCCATCGCCCCGACCACGGTGAAATCCCACGTCAGCCATATCCTGGCCAAGATCGGCGCCCGCGCCCGTGTCCAGGCGGTCGCCTTCGCCTACGAGTACGGCCTGGTGCGCCCGGCCGCCTGA
- a CDS encoding zinc-ribbon domain-containing protein, whose protein sequence is MIIFGTKGYLYQLAILTLVCGRCGNPAAHTLRKRVTKFTLFFVPLFPVSTSYATQCTFCGAEQKLTKEQAEQLTAQAAGGAGGQAYGQPHQQPYQR, encoded by the coding sequence GTGATCATCTTCGGCACCAAGGGATACCTCTACCAGCTGGCGATACTGACGCTCGTGTGCGGCCGCTGCGGCAATCCCGCCGCGCACACGCTGCGCAAGCGGGTCACGAAGTTCACCCTGTTCTTCGTGCCGCTGTTCCCGGTCTCGACGAGCTACGCGACGCAGTGCACCTTCTGCGGCGCGGAGCAGAAGCTGACCAAGGAGCAGGCGGAGCAGTTGACGGCGCAGGCCGCGGGCGGCGCGGGCGGCCAGGCGTACGGACAGCCGCACCAGCAGCCGTACCAGCGCTGA
- a CDS encoding AfsR/SARP family transcriptional regulator — protein MPLEPVRFAVLGAVRVFRGDVELELGGPQEHAFLALLLVGAGRPVAVGEIVDVLWGAAPPRSAVNVVRRHVGSLRRLLEPGLAARAEGRWLLRDAGGYRLVTDGHSSDLPRFRGLCEEGRRIAHRSPARALELLTEALSLWRGPLAAGVPAQARAHPAFGAVERERTAAVRQAVDAALRAGRPDAVLPELRQAVARDPLDEPLQAGLLLALAAAGHRAQALAAYDSVRARLAEELGIDPGAELRDARDAVLHGVREAATGSSARPAGVCEGPAPDGPAAPAPPSAPTPSSSPSRPPTSLPLPAQLPHGTTMFTGRDAELDEAFALSGADGSRPGAVVISAIRGMAGVGKTALAVHWAHRVADRFPDGQLYVNLRGFDPSGAVLDPGEAVRGFLAALGVPPERIPRGIDAQAALYRSVLAGRRVLVVLDNARDTEQVLPLLPGTAGCLTIVTSRDELPGLVAAHGAHSLVLRPFDAVQARAFLVRRLGAARVAAEPRAADEITELCAGLPLALACVAARAAGHPHFPLAAVAAELREAHGSLDAFARSDASVDVGTVFSWSSRAVSAEAARLFRLLALHPGPHFSLPAAAALAGLPVRRTRLLLAELTGLHLLGEPAPGRYAFHDLLRAHAGELVHERHTSADRSAALDRLYHHYLHTAHAADRLLAPNADPLPPPPAPEGVHPEPLADDDRALAWLSAEHAVLLAVVEAAAASGEPVQERLSCQLAWSLEPFFDRRGHWHDGFTVQRTALDAARRLAEPALEARGLRGLARVEGRLGLHSRSVPRLERALELFTELGDDAGRAHTHRSLGWECDQRGDLPGALRHNRFALGLFRTLGDRAAQASVLNSVGWYHALLGEYRQALTHCFEALTMLQQLGDRYGQAATWDSIAYAHHHLGRHPHALLGYRNALALLRDLGVPYIEADILVRVGDTHLATGDHEGARTAWRQALVLLRGLNHPDAERVEALLNARDDHAGAV, from the coding sequence GTGCCGCTGGAGCCGGTGCGGTTCGCGGTCCTGGGAGCCGTTCGGGTGTTCCGGGGGGACGTGGAGCTGGAGCTCGGAGGACCGCAGGAACATGCCTTCCTGGCCCTGCTGCTGGTCGGAGCGGGGCGGCCGGTCGCCGTGGGGGAGATCGTCGACGTGCTCTGGGGGGCGGCTCCGCCGCGCAGCGCGGTCAATGTCGTCCGGCGCCACGTGGGTTCGCTGCGCCGGCTGCTGGAGCCCGGCCTCGCCGCCCGCGCGGAAGGGCGCTGGCTGCTCCGGGACGCCGGTGGATACCGGCTGGTGACCGACGGTCACTCCAGTGACCTGCCGAGGTTTCGCGGCCTGTGCGAGGAAGGGCGGCGGATCGCGCACCGGTCACCCGCGCGGGCGCTCGAACTGCTCACCGAGGCACTGTCCCTGTGGCGCGGGCCGCTCGCCGCCGGTGTTCCCGCGCAGGCCCGTGCGCACCCGGCGTTCGGCGCCGTGGAACGTGAGCGGACGGCCGCCGTGCGGCAGGCGGTGGACGCCGCGCTGCGCGCCGGGAGGCCGGACGCGGTCCTGCCCGAGCTGCGACAGGCCGTCGCGCGGGACCCGTTGGACGAACCCCTCCAAGCGGGCCTGCTCCTCGCGCTGGCGGCGGCCGGCCACCGCGCGCAGGCGCTGGCCGCCTACGACTCCGTACGGGCGAGGCTGGCGGAGGAACTGGGGATCGACCCCGGAGCGGAACTGCGCGACGCGCGCGACGCGGTGCTGCACGGCGTGCGGGAGGCGGCGACGGGATCGTCCGCCCGGCCGGCGGGCGTCTGCGAGGGGCCCGCCCCGGACGGTCCCGCCGCGCCCGCGCCCCCGTCGGCTCCCACGCCCTCCTCCTCTCCCTCGCGTCCTCCCACCTCTCTTCCCCTGCCTGCCCAACTTCCCCACGGAACAACGATGTTCACCGGGCGGGACGCCGAGCTCGACGAGGCGTTCGCGCTGTCCGGCGCGGACGGGTCGCGGCCCGGGGCCGTGGTGATCAGCGCCATCCGCGGTATGGCGGGCGTGGGCAAGACCGCACTCGCGGTGCACTGGGCCCACCGGGTCGCCGACCGGTTCCCCGACGGACAGCTCTACGTCAATCTGCGCGGCTTCGACCCGTCCGGCGCCGTCCTGGACCCGGGGGAGGCCGTCCGGGGGTTCCTCGCGGCGCTCGGCGTGCCGCCGGAACGCATCCCGCGTGGTATCGACGCGCAGGCCGCGCTCTACCGCAGCGTGCTCGCCGGCCGCCGGGTCCTCGTCGTGCTCGACAACGCGCGTGACACGGAGCAGGTGCTGCCGCTGCTGCCCGGCACGGCCGGCTGCCTCACCATCGTCACCAGCCGCGACGAACTGCCGGGGCTGGTCGCCGCCCACGGCGCCCACTCCCTGGTCCTGCGCCCGTTCGACGCCGTCCAGGCGAGGGCCTTCCTGGTCCGGCGGCTGGGCGCGGCGCGGGTCGCGGCCGAGCCCCGGGCGGCCGACGAGATCACCGAACTGTGCGCGGGACTGCCCCTCGCCCTCGCCTGTGTCGCCGCCCGCGCCGCCGGTCACCCCCACTTCCCGCTCGCCGCCGTCGCCGCCGAACTGCGCGAGGCGCACGGCAGCCTCGACGCCTTCGCCCGCTCCGACGCCTCCGTGGACGTCGGCACGGTCTTCTCCTGGTCCTCGCGCGCGGTCTCGGCCGAGGCCGCCCGGCTGTTCCGGTTGCTCGCGCTGCACCCCGGCCCCCACTTCTCCCTGCCGGCCGCGGCCGCCCTGGCGGGCCTGCCCGTACGCCGGACCAGGTTGCTGCTGGCCGAGCTGACCGGGCTGCACCTCCTCGGCGAACCCGCGCCGGGCCGCTACGCCTTCCACGATCTGCTGCGCGCCCACGCCGGCGAACTCGTCCACGAACGGCACACCTCGGCCGACCGCTCGGCGGCCCTCGACCGGCTGTACCACCACTACCTGCACACCGCCCACGCCGCGGACCGGCTGCTGGCGCCCAACGCCGACCCGCTGCCCCCGCCGCCCGCGCCCGAGGGCGTCCACCCCGAACCCCTCGCCGACGACGACCGTGCCCTGGCCTGGCTCAGTGCCGAGCACGCGGTGCTGCTCGCCGTGGTCGAGGCGGCCGCCGCGTCCGGGGAGCCCGTGCAGGAACGTCTCTCCTGCCAGCTGGCCTGGTCCCTGGAACCGTTCTTCGACCGGCGCGGTCACTGGCACGACGGGTTCACCGTGCAGCGCACCGCCCTCGACGCCGCCCGGCGGCTCGCCGAGCCCGCGCTGGAGGCCCGCGGTCTGCGGGGACTGGCCCGCGTGGAGGGCCGGCTCGGTCTGCACTCCCGGTCCGTTCCCCGACTGGAACGGGCCCTGGAGCTCTTCACCGAGCTGGGCGACGACGCGGGCCGCGCCCACACCCACCGCAGTCTCGGCTGGGAGTGCGACCAGCGGGGCGACCTGCCCGGCGCCCTGCGCCACAACCGGTTCGCCCTCGGCCTGTTCCGTACGCTCGGCGACCGCGCGGCGCAGGCCAGCGTGCTGAACTCGGTCGGCTGGTACCACGCTCTGCTCGGTGAGTACCGGCAGGCCCTGACGCACTGCTTCGAGGCCCTCACCATGCTCCAGCAACTCGGCGACCGCTACGGCCAGGCCGCCACCTGGGACAGCATCGCCTACGCCCACCACCACCTCGGCCGCCACCCGCACGCGCTCCTCGGCTACCGCAACGCCCTCGCTCTGCTGCGGGACCTGGGTGTGCCGTACATCGAGGCCGACATCCTCGTCCGGGTCGGCGACACCCACCTGGCCACCGGCGACCACGAGGGCGCCCGCACCGCGTGGAGGCAGGCCCTGGTCCTCCTCCGCGGCCTGAACCACCCCGACGCCGAGCGGGTCGAGGCGCTGCTGAACGCACGCGACGACCACGCCGGTGCCGTATGA
- a CDS encoding AfsR/SARP family transcriptional regulator, with translation MTPGPGPGTPPDGTEDEVLRFEVLGPVRVWRAEGELDPGFPQQRALLALLLAHAGRAVPTSGIVDVLWPERPPASALNVVRRYAGTLRRLLEPGLPPRAPGRRLPRRTGGYLLEAATDEVDLLRFRELTRQGKRAAVTGRPETAARQFLRALEEWRGPVAMGIPASVRAHVQFTAVQRELLETARLAADAALLCGQAEQALPALRRATAQEPLDEPLHARLVLLLAACGLQAEALRAYEDVRRRLARELGLMPGAELSGAHTRVLRQDVGHRLRRGPVVHLGRPIATTKPTTTPDLPAPAQPLFPQPATAAPTTPGPAPLDFGAPAVAAPDVGTPGPATPRPATPAPAALDLGISHRATPDPVTTGSTALGLIALGPVRPGPAVRDSVDDGPAGAGLAGRVETGGAGRAHDAPAGPGGVEHVRPAQLPSAPPAFVGRAAESEWLETAARSAAGVVVVSGMAGVGKTTLALHWAHRAVGRFPDGQLYVALGGSDPVRPAVEPADALRVMLTALGVPASRMPAGVEALTGMYRTLLARRRVLVLLDDAAGTGQLGPLLPTGPGCLALVTSRHALPGLVASGARPLRLAPPSAEDAYALLAGRVGAERTAAEHRAAEEIVARCGRLPLALATVAARVTSRRDLPLGAVAAGLREADGGLDALAAAREAFLVSYRLLAPDCARLFRLLPRHEGSGITPAGAAVLAGLPVRRARLLLGVLADAHLLGEPAPGRYALHDLLRAFARERAAAEGPPRDR, from the coding sequence ATGACACCCGGCCCGGGCCCGGGCACGCCGCCCGACGGCACCGAGGACGAGGTGTTGCGGTTCGAGGTGCTGGGGCCGGTACGGGTGTGGCGGGCGGAAGGGGAGCTCGACCCCGGCTTCCCCCAGCAACGCGCCCTGCTGGCCCTGCTCCTGGCGCACGCGGGCCGAGCCGTGCCGACGAGCGGGATCGTCGACGTGCTGTGGCCCGAGCGGCCGCCCGCCAGCGCCCTGAACGTGGTGCGGCGCTACGCCGGCACGTTGCGGCGGTTGCTCGAACCGGGGTTGCCGCCGCGCGCCCCGGGCCGGCGTCTGCCCCGCCGTACCGGCGGCTACCTCCTCGAGGCGGCGACGGACGAGGTCGATCTGCTGCGCTTCCGCGAACTGACCCGGCAGGGCAAGCGGGCGGCGGTCACCGGACGGCCCGAGACGGCGGCCCGGCAGTTCCTCCGGGCGCTGGAGGAGTGGCGAGGCCCGGTGGCGATGGGGATCCCGGCGTCCGTGCGCGCCCACGTCCAGTTCACGGCGGTGCAACGGGAACTCCTCGAGACGGCCCGGCTGGCGGCCGACGCGGCGCTGCTGTGCGGCCAGGCCGAGCAGGCCCTGCCCGCCCTGCGCCGGGCCACCGCGCAGGAGCCCCTCGACGAGCCGCTGCACGCCAGGCTCGTGCTGCTCCTGGCCGCCTGCGGACTCCAGGCGGAGGCACTGCGGGCGTACGAGGACGTCCGCCGGCGCCTCGCCCGCGAACTGGGCCTCATGCCGGGCGCCGAACTGTCGGGGGCGCACACACGCGTACTGCGTCAGGACGTCGGACACCGGCTGAGACGCGGACCCGTCGTACACCTGGGCCGACCGATCGCGACGACGAAACCGACCACCACCCCGGACCTCCCGGCCCCGGCCCAGCCCCTCTTCCCGCAACCGGCCACTGCCGCCCCCACCACCCCTGGCCCCGCCCCGCTCGACTTCGGCGCCCCTGCCGTTGCCGCGCCCGACGTCGGCACCCCTGGCCCCGCCACGCCCCGCCCCGCCACGCCTGCCCCCGCCGCGCTCGACCTCGGCATCTCTCATCGGGCCACCCCTGACCCTGTCACCACCGGAAGCACCGCGCTGGGGCTCATCGCCTTGGGGCCCGTCCGTCCGGGGCCTGCCGTCCGCGATTCCGTCGACGACGGGCCTGCCGGCGCCGGGCTTGCCGGTCGCGTCGAGACGGGCGGCGCCGGCCGCGCTCACGACGCCCCCGCCGGGCCGGGCGGCGTCGAGCATGTGCGGCCGGCCCAGCTGCCGTCGGCTCCGCCCGCTTTCGTGGGGCGGGCCGCCGAGTCGGAGTGGCTGGAGACGGCGGCCCGCTCGGCGGCGGGTGTCGTGGTGGTCAGCGGGATGGCCGGGGTCGGCAAGACCACCCTCGCGCTGCACTGGGCGCACCGGGCCGTGGGCCGTTTCCCGGACGGGCAGTTGTACGTGGCGCTGGGCGGCTCCGATCCGGTCCGTCCGGCCGTGGAGCCGGCCGACGCGCTGCGCGTGATGCTCACCGCGCTCGGCGTGCCCGCGTCCCGCATGCCCGCCGGGGTGGAGGCGCTGACCGGCATGTACCGCACGCTCCTCGCCCGTCGGCGCGTCCTCGTACTGCTCGACGACGCCGCCGGCACCGGACAACTGGGCCCGCTGCTGCCCACCGGGCCGGGCTGTCTCGCGCTGGTCACGAGCCGCCACGCCCTGCCCGGCCTCGTCGCCTCGGGAGCGCGGCCGCTCCGCCTCGCACCGCCGTCCGCCGAGGACGCGTACGCGTTGCTGGCCGGGCGGGTCGGCGCGGAACGGACGGCCGCCGAACACCGGGCCGCCGAAGAGATCGTCGCCCGGTGCGGCAGGCTGCCCCTGGCGCTGGCCACCGTCGCCGCGCGCGTCACCAGCCGACGGGACCTCCCCCTCGGCGCGGTGGCCGCCGGTCTGCGTGAGGCCGACGGCGGTCTCGACGCCCTCGCCGCCGCCCGCGAGGCCTTCCTGGTCTCCTACCGCCTTCTGGCGCCGGACTGCGCACGGCTGTTCCGGCTTCTGCCCCGGCACGAAGGATCCGGCATCACCCCGGCCGGGGCCGCCGTCCTCGCCGGGCTGCCGGTCCGCCGGGCCCGGCTGCTGCTCGGGGTGCTCGCCGACGCGCACCTCCTCGGCGAACCCGCGCCGGGCCGCTACGCCCTCCATGACCTGCTGCGCGCCTTCGCCAGGGAACGTGCTGCGGCCGAGGGCCCGCCACGCGACCGGTGA